The genomic segment CTTTTTCTAAGAAAACAAATAGCTGCAATTTAGCAAATTCCATATTATATATAGGCACATGTTCAATGAGTAATCATTTGCATACCCATTTGAACATGTAATCATGGTTGTCGTTCCAAGTGTATGGGATATTCATGCCAAATATAGCAGTCACCAAAGAGTAGAAAGATAGGCAAACAGTTCCAGAACTAAGAAAGAGTTCTAACTGCATAAGAGTTGAAGACCATTTAGcaatttcactaaaaaaaacataacagaaTACTGGCAGATATTTCATGCAAGTGCAGAAATACGGAAAGCACCTGAATGAGCTGATTACGATGGTTGTCAAGCTGCcaaatggaaaattttcatttgaattttcGTGTCATTAAACATATACTCAGATATCTTCAGTAAATTGATAGCTACTTACttgaatattaatataatcttCAGTATCATCAATGTACTCTCGCAGCtttaaatgaaaaaagagaagaaatagttAGGTAAAAGTAAAGCTATCCTAAACAGCACATTCAGAGTTTGAGTAAAATTAGACAAGTAAATAACACAGGCTTTTAAAGAGaccaaacaaatatgaaaacagTAAACTAGTTTTCAGTCCGGTTTTAGAAAAGTCTAATCTAATTCGCTTAGAGTCTCTTAAATCATCACCCCACAAAATTCAGGAATCTTGACAACGTGAACTAGACATAGAATCAGaattatcataatatttaatttcaaaggCAAAACTGGTACAGCAAAGACCCAAGTATGGTCTACTTAAACCAAAAGGAAAAATAGCACAAATCACTCAATCTCACTCAAGAAGTAATCCAACAAAGACTACATCTCACAAGTTCTTAAAACTAATGTGGAGAATTTTAAAAAGTTGCACAAAATACTTCCAAATCAAGATTTTGAATATAAACCACAAAGTTCAACTTTAAAACAGCAGCAGATGGAAGAAGGAAGAGAGCAAAATGAAAATCCGTtttgttaatgaaaaatttCCCAAACTGTTGTATTTGCCAAACATTAACAAGCTTACTAGTATGGAACTAAAAGTCTCTACCCAAAGGGCAAGGCCATGAGTTAACTGTCTAATAATTAGAAGACTAAACAAATAATGGGttataaattaataagaaacaattttttttttatatatttacaaagAAACAATCTTCCCAAACACTTTCTATCTAACATGTATCCGCTATGTCTGAAATTTAACATTTACGGCTCCTTACTGCACATGTTTACACATACGTGATACTTACTGTGGTTAATTTGTTCAACGTATGATCAATTTCACTAAAATAAGCCTGCAAAATGGATAAACACCATTAATAACAACTTTTCCTCATTAAAATAATGGAATATTTTTTCCTACTATTCTTTAAAGCAAGTACAGTTTATAACCTCAAGTAACATTTCAAGCTCTTCCACATCATTTTCATCTAAACGAACTGTTGCTAGACTTGCTCTACTTGCCCTAGATATCCTTGATCCTAAGGTGGGGGAGGAAGCAAACCAATTTGAAGCACCTATTCCACTGACTGGTGATGATGAACCAGCTTTTCTTGACAGGTATAGGTCAGccatatcatcatcatcatccagcAATTGTTCCAGCTCATCTCTGACCTGTTCCAGATATCAAGAATTGGTGATGGAAGAGGAAAAAGGGATGTAAGTGAAATTTTTTCAAAGGCTTAACAGAAAAACTTGACTTACCTTTTGTACTCTAGCCGTCAGCCTTGTCATTGCGCTCTTCAGTTTACGAACTCTGTCCAAATTACGACTACTAATCTGCAGATTACAATAATCTAAGGTTCATGACAAAACCAAAAAAGTCAAGAAATAAAAGGGAGATAGGGAAGTAGAGTATCCACATTTCAAGTCagacagaaaaagaaaatcatttaaaaatcaGGCATAACTAGAAAAAACACCTCAGCATGATAAGTTATAACAAATGAAAAGGATAGTAACTAAAATGAAGGAAATAAATTTTCCCTTAGCCACTTTCAAGCAGCTTCATAATGTGTTAGcttatgttatatataatgCATCAAGAAATagactttaaacttaactcaatctTAGAAAACCAGTTCTTAAGGTGAAGATTGTCTTTTCCAATATAATGAAAGGATACGTAAACATGAAGAGAAAgaattaaatgatatatataccTTGGAGGTAAGTTCATCTAGTGCAGGATAAGCAGCCATCTCCAATTCTGTTGTACGTGCAGCAAGAAAACTGCAAATGGCTTCTAAAGCAACTTCCAGGGCCCGGAATTCAAAGGGTGACTCTACATTGCATAATTTAGATCACTCAGATAACAAGGGCAAGAGATAATGCAAATAAAAAGACATTTATAAGAATAGATGCAATCATTGAGTTTACTGATTACTTATGGTTCACCATTAGTATAGCATACCATCatcttcagctgcttcagcatCATTTTGGCCACCAAGATACTCTTTACCTTGAAGACCGGCACTTGATTGAGGCAACCGCCTTTGCAATTCCTCGACAACAGGGATCACATTTTCATCTGTTGGATCTCTCAACAATACCTATACCATAATTTAGATACAATCAAGAATTCAGGATGCGGAAGCAATGCCATTGCAATTTCTAGAAACAATTAAGCACTCTACGAAGGACCAAAGGTTTGATACAGGAATTCACAAATATGAAAACCACGTTAGAGAGATAGTTAATGAACCTATTGAGGCTGCTTCTGCAATATTCTACTTATATGAGAAAATGTCCTATGCTGAGATATTCTTGTAGAAGCCATGTAAGGTATATTCTTTCGCAAGTCATTTAAGGTATATTCTTGTACAAGAGCCACTACGTTAAGCACGGAAAAAGAAGCCAACAAGTAGTTTATTGTCTTCCTACCCATTTTATTCAATGAActtgacaataaaaaaaaaattcaatccaTCCTCAGATTAGCCATGACATTAAATACAAGAACGGGATAAAATGCTCAGAGAACAAACCCCCTCTATCATCCCTCCTATTCTCTTATCTCAATCAGTCAAATGTCAAATGTTAAATCTTGTTCCCAAAACCAGTTTCATGTTCTAATTCATGTTCTCTATTTCCGCCCTCGAGAGATAAAAGTATTGAAGGATAGAAAGTTGACTAACCTCTTCAGCGGTGATAATTGCCTTGATATGCTAAAACACAGAatcagaaaaaacaaaaaacaaaattagaaacaaattgtaacaaaacattaaacaatcaaaactaAGTATATGGCGGACCTCCAAGTTAAGAACAATGGCCTTCTCACGACCGAGAATGGTGGAAGGGTAAGAAAGCAAGGGATCAAGGATTCTGAGATCACGCGCATGAATCTGAACCCGATGCATGATTGCATATTTGTCCGCGTCGAGCAATGAACCCTGCCCTGTAGCATCAAACGTAATCCAACTTCTCGACGACTGTGTCTTCTTCTTCACAACCGCCTGCGGATCCGCAGGGACGACGCTCCCATCCCGCGCCATCCCTTACCCGTTCCCACCTCCAACTCCAATCACATGCCCCGATACCAGACTCAATTCAATTCAACAATACCCACCCATGACACCACAATCAAATTTTCTCACACCCCTCTTGCACATTTGATCAACACGCCAACtctcattttttgttttttcaaaaccaCTCTGAAGAATCAGATTCCCAGAAGAAACAAATATAAGATACCACAAAAAAGGAACTTTTgccttttttttccttctggAAAGATGAAACAGACAAAACTATGTTTGTTAgttaatttgtattaatttgcGTCTGTCTTTAATGTTGTGTGGTTTATACGAGGAGGAGGCGTGAAAAGGCATGAAATACGGGTGAAGAAATAACTGAAATAAGCTGAGAGGAGAATTGAAGcacttaaaaaaacaaacagCTCCGTTTATATAGAATGTGGTGAGGGCCCACGCTGATGAGGTGACATCAGGGAAAATGTTGTAGAGACATTCCTCTTggaatattgttaaaaaaataatcctcttactttaattaaaattaatattaaaatgatttcatttataatgttatgttttaaaagaatttatataaacctacaaaattatttcaaaaatgttttaattcaaaattaattttgaattaagaatcaatttttcaatatattaatgttaatatgtaaatatttaaaaatcatattaactaatatgtcaaaataaactaaacaatATTAGCCTTGTTTCCAcatttgaattgtatttttatttcattttaaactttaataataaaaattagaaaaaatacgTGGTTCAATATTcagaatttttcattttactatttcttataataaaaatattgtaacatAACGGAAATAATAATGCAAACGTtgtattctttaaaataaattttctaagtAAAATAActacagaaaaataaaagtttaaataaattattaaaagtatttattatgaattataaataaaacatttgttaAAAGTGGATTTCTGGACACTTGaatgtaaaagttcattatcTATATTAAATATTAGTGAAAAACATATGTatccatttttcttttactataacttaacttttaattattgaaataaagtatactaataaattataaaataatttttgtaatatcccagaagcatataatatagtaagtccacaatataataaaagagaaCAATGAGAGTAGACTCTAAATAAAGTCGATAAGCTTACAGCCATCCCAAATATGGTtggaatttaaaactttaacatACTAGgatatttcaaaatataggAAGTAACTAAGAAAGTCCTATGAAGACTAAGTAGCggcatcatcttcctccaaggcttgctccagaggcacctcatccaTCTCTGCTTACATCCAAGTAGATGATTATTGCAAAGAAAGTACACCCAAGCAAACACAAATACACAAGCAAGGGTGAActagatataaaaaatcatgttataccAATCACACACAATATGCAATTAAAGGCAGATATAATAGACCACGCAACATAACTTCTTACACTTtacacttgactcgtccggactagaatgattgtcgagctatggcgggttatgcactcgtggtggcctctactgctttgcaaagtcattgtcaatgagtttcaccctaccacactcacgacaTTAGTttgttatcactcaccttgggccatactggaagcacccaagactaggacatcctgctactcctcaccacatggatcaatcctctctacttgagaatgaaagaccattggagcgtcaagaaaacccccaaaactgagctaccatgcaatcattccaAACACAGAACACACCACCATGAATCCTCACCTTGAggccatggaattacgtccattacacatagggcaccaccatgtgacctcccttgagatccatggaattacgtccattacACATGCTTGTTACATTCAACCACCAAACatgtctcatacattcacatactttcagtATAATAACATTACCACGATCATACTATGCATCTCAATCATCCCACACACTTAATTCAACCCAAAACAAGAGCAAAAGAGACTGAAACCAAACACTATGAGCTTTGGCCGAACGCTTAGGGCCTTGACCGAACAACTAGAGCCTTGGCCGAACGTTATCAAGACCACCACTAAGACTGAACGTTACCAAGACCACCACTAACCGAACGTTaccaagaccacccactaagaccgaacgttaccaagaccacccactaagaccgaactttaccaagaccacccactaagaccgaacgttaccaagaccgagcaccatcaagaccgaacgctacctatgACCGAGTGCTACCTGAGATCGAGCACCATCAAGATCGAACGCTACTTATGACCGAGCGCTACCTGAGACCGAGCaccatcaagaccgaacgctcaactgCAAcgttctgcataattctgcagaatcatgaCAGAACTTCCCTTGACCATTTCTAACCATTTttatcaacttctaacacccttaattcttgtttt from the Vigna angularis cultivar LongXiaoDou No.4 chromosome 3, ASM1680809v1, whole genome shotgun sequence genome contains:
- the LOC108325050 gene encoding magnesium transporter MRS2-2 isoform X1; translated protein: MARDGSVVPADPQAVVKKKTQSSRSWITFDATGQGSLLDADKYAIMHRVQIHARDLRILDPLLSYPSTILGREKAIVLNLEHIKAIITAEEVLLRDPTDENVIPVVEELQRRLPQSSAGLQGKEYLGGQNDAEAAEDDESPFEFRALEVALEAICSFLAARTTELEMAAYPALDELTSKISSRNLDRVRKLKSAMTRLTARVQKVRDELEQLLDDDDDMADLYLSRKAGSSSPVSGIGASNWFASSPTLGSRISRASRASLATVRLDENDVEELEMLLEAYFSEIDHTLNKLTTLREYIDDTEDYINIQLDNHRNQLIQLELFLSSGTVCLSFYSLVTAIFGMNIPYTWNDNHDYMFKWVVIVSGVLSAVMFVIITAYARNKGLVGS
- the LOC108325050 gene encoding magnesium transporter MRS2-2 isoform X3 — translated: MARDGSVVPADPQAVVKKKTQSSRSWITFDATGQGSLLDADKYAIMHRVQIHARDLRILDPLLSYPSTILGREKAIVLNLEHIKAIITAEEVLLRDPTDENVIPVVEELQRRLPQSSAGLQGKEYLGGQNDAEAAEDDESPFEFRALEVALEAICSFLAARTTELEMAAYPALDELTSKISSRNLDRVRKLKSAMTRLTARVQKVRDELEQLLDDDDDMADLYLSRKAGSSSPVSGIGASNWFASSPTLGSRISRASRASLATVRLDENDVEELEMLLEAYFSEIDHTLNKLTTVSITCESTLMILKIILIFNLTTIVISSFR
- the LOC108325050 gene encoding magnesium transporter MRS2-2 isoform X2 — protein: MARDGSVVPADPQAVVKKKTQSSRSWITFDATGQGSLLDADKYAIMHRVQIHARDLRILDPLLSYPSTILGREKAIVLNLEHIKAIITAEEVLLRDPTDENVIPVVEELQRRLPQSSAGLQGKEYLGGQNDAEAAEDDESPFEFRALEVALEAICSFLAARTTELEMAAYPALDELTSKISSRNLDRVRKLKSAMTRLTARVQKVRDELEQLLDDDDDMADLYLSRKAGSSSPVSGIGASNWFASSPTLGSRISRASRASLATVRLDENDVEELEMLLEAYFSEIDHTLNKLTTLREYIDDTEDYINIQLDNHRNQLIQVVIVSGVLSAVMFVIITAYARNKGLVGS